The following are from one region of the Coccinella septempunctata chromosome 7, icCocSept1.1, whole genome shotgun sequence genome:
- the LOC123316576 gene encoding uncharacterized protein LOC123316576 isoform X4, translating into MSKKEKPSLVIPERKPCFTGENRKREKHYKLCSEEVKSPFSWWCNPAKRGGYQFLEEHPSFSGERYYKIPWQPTVAEKSDATWPYNCDPLRCATSKIPTCLHKMVYGDNVCLRKPCTKYRLKAPLFALPKILGYPAKVQPCCWRRIPKRKPKVFCHCRIHDEEDVGEMIENDERVDQNKDCQCIIPTTTLSVQTIQKEFKDSCCDPSSCSSHDNDRCASFKVHQEIEAERDVVRYNHLLEASYSCPAHSEPNYREICRPKKSFKKYCSCQELEKQKKKFCGDGRPSDPCMKYLRCFDLEKDTLEYIKKCICNSQKENEKSNCCNPERNSSTKVLFQKLLDEKFDKMASMLEISENMRENIGKGDLFTLLANNEFLQDIDEGIKARYRKIFSEKLESLNVTLQRIEKMRNALDKETLLDMLDESEKKLLQGSIDRTLVYLNRKLFVEKLKKIHSIIELTERMKAAMEAEDFEGVVFDQSRKPKRRDMKKDNKKVDTIFDGKISVTTESSDMNPTPPIPAAQDNSGVSNIEGDQIVFEDITTAKLMIPNVSSTDEDKGNLGVSKINPLDTAPVTTDRQKYPEVLESKRQTPVIRIDVDRDNVQDHQTSFGYNSKLGCASVDRKVCFDSKQMMCPSSYFEIESYLKGLKALITTYDPFLSPYSPMRYELHARRMKMPKKMISTKNCFPYSRCFCSVLSDNGCVGKEGDRRPISMLQPGKGEAVYQEPCRCHDTETAMKKWMENWTGRKMDYCNNASRRKCPYGIHY; encoded by the coding sequence ATGAGTAAGAAAGAGAAACCATCTCTTGTAATCCCAGAGAGAAAACCATGTTTCACTGGTGAGAATCGAAAAAGAGAAAAACATTACAAACTTTGCTCGGAAGAGGTTAAAAGCCCATTTTCCTGGTGGTGTAATCCGGCTAAGAGAGGAGGATATCAGTTTCTTGAAGAGCATCCTTCGTTCAGCGGTGAGAGGTATTATAAAATACCATGGCAGCCAACGGTTGCAGAAAAATCAGATGCAACATGGCCGTACAACTGTGATCCATTGCGATGTGCAACTTCCAAGATTCCAACATGTTTGCACAAAATGGTCTACGGAGATAATGTATGCTTGAGAAAACCTTGCACGAAATATCGCTTGAAAGCGCCTCTGTTTGCACTGCCAAAAATTCTTGGTTATCCAGCTAAAGTTCAACCCTGTTGCTGGAGACGTATCCCCAAGCGAAAACCGAAGGTATTTTGCCATTGTAGGATTCATGACGAAGAGGATGTAGGGGAGATGATTGAAAACGATGAACGTGTTGATCAAAATAAGGACTGTCAATGTATCATTCCCACAACTACCCTCTCGGTTCAAACCATTCAAAAAGAATTCAAAGATTCCTGCTGTGATCCATCCAGCTGCTCTAGCCATGATAACGATAGATGTGCTTCTTTCAAGGTACACCAGGAAATAGAAGCTGAAAGAGATGTGGTCAGATACAATCATCTTCTGGAAGCCAGCTATTCGTGTCCAGCTCATTCTGAACCAAACTATCGTGAAATTTGCCGGCCTAAGAAATCTTTCAAGAAGTATTGCAGCTGCCAAGAACTGGAAAagcagaagaaaaaattttgtggGGATGGTAGACCTTCTGACCCGTGCATGAAATATTTACGATGTTTCGATTTGGAGAAGGACACTCTGGAATACATTAAGAAATGTATCTGTAATTCGCAGAAGGAGAATGAAAAGTCGAACTGTTGTAACCCTGAACGAAATTCCTCAACCAAGGTGTTATTCCAGAAACTATTGGACGAGAAATTCGACAAGATGGCGTCTATGCTAGAAATATCCGAAAATATGAGAGAAAATATCGGCAAGGGAGATCTCTTCACTCTCTTAGCCAACAACGAATTTCTGCAAGATATCGACGAGGGTATCAAAGCTCGCTATAGGAAAATTTTTAGCGAGAAACTGGAAAGTCTCAACGTCACTCTTCAAAGAATAGAAAAAATGAGGAATGCGTTGGATAAAGAAACGCTTTTAGATATGTTGGATGAATCTGAAAAGAAATTACTACAAGGATCTATTGATAGAACTTTAGTTTATCTCAACCGAAAGCTTTTCGTGGAGAagttgaaaaagattcattctaTAATTGAACTGACAGAAAGGATGAAGGCAGCAATGGAAGCAGAAGATTTCGAAGGGGTAGTATTCGACCAAAGTCGAAAACCGAAACGTAGAGACATGAAGAAAGataataagaaagttgatacgaTTTTCGATGGAAAAATATCTGTCACAACTGAATCTTCCGACATGAATCCAACTCCTCCTATACCAGCAGCTCAAGACAATTCAGGGGTTTCAAACATAGAAGGTGATCAAATCGTTTTCGAAGACATAACCACTGCAAAACTTATGATTCCAAATGTTTCCAGCACTGACGAAGATAAGGGTAATTTGGGAGTGAGTAAGATAAACCCACTGGATACAGCTCCAGTTACCACAGATAGGCAGAAGTATCCCGAAGTCCTTGAATCAAAACGTCAAACTCCTGTCATAAGGATAGATGTGGATAGGGATAATGTGCAAGATCACCAAACATCGTTTGGGTATAATTCCAAGCTAGGTTGTGCTTCTGTAGATCGAAAAGTTTGCTTCGATTCGAAGCAAATGATGTGTCCAAGTTCCTACTTCGAAATTGAGTCATATTTGAAGGGTTTGAAAGCTCTGATCACCACCTACGATCCTTTCTTATCGCCTTATTCGCCAATGAGGTACGAACTTCACGCACGTAGGATGAAAATGCCGAAAAAAATGATCAGCACTAAAAATTGTTTTCCATATTCACGTTGTTTCTGCTCTGTGTTGTCTGATAATGGATGTGTAGGGAAGGAGGGTGACAGGAGACCAATTTCTATGCTTCAACCAGGGAAGGGTGAAGCTGTTTATCAAGAACCGTGTCGTTGTCACGATACGGAAACCGcaatgaagaaatggatggagAACTGGACTGGAAGGAAGATGGACTATTGCAACAACGCATCTAGAAGGAAATGTCCTTATGGGATTCATTATTAG